TTGGCTTTGTTCACAAGACCTTCCTGCCTCCTGAGCGGGTCACAGAGATTGGGACGGCAGCCCTCATGCATTTTGTATTTCAGCTGGTCAAACTCAAGACACAAAAGCTGCCGGGccttcaaaaaagaaaaggaagaaaatgcagaagaaaTTCTGGGAGCAGAAAGAGAAGGCTGTGGAGCACAAGGCCAAGtccctgcagaagtctccagcagCTTCTGGGGCCAAGAAGCCAGTGGCAACAGAAGAGGAGGAGGCCTCCAGCTCCACCGTGGCCCCTGCAGGTGAGAGGCTCCGGGACCCCAGGTCCAGCATGTGCAAACATGGTCCCTTCTGAGGAGCAACATCACTGCCCTCAAGTCTTGGAAGGGGTGTCGTGAGAGCAGACTGTGGGCTCTGATGCAGGGATTGGGTTTGGCGTCCACCAGAGGAAGCACTTTGTCATACCACAGTGACCGGCCCTGGAGAATGCCACAGGGGTCATAGAATTGACTGGAACTGCTCCTGCAGATCTGTGAGTGGTCACTAGGGGGTGTGTGACTAGAAACTCAGGGAAGGATTGGGGAGCTAGTCTTTTTTCAGCCCTCGCATCTGCTCCCTTAGCAGAACGCTGGACCACAGACCCTGACTCTTTCTTTGCCCTCGATGTGCTTCGGCAGCGGCTGCATGAGAAGATACAGGAGGCCCGGGGCCAGGTAGGTGAGGGGAGACTCCCCTGGGGCGCCCCTACCCTGCCTGGAGGAGGAGACACCTCCCTGCCTTCTGTGGGCCTGACCAGCATGGCAGGAAGGCTGTGGGCTGGCAGGAGGGGCCTCGGCCACTGCTTTCCTCCTGCAGTGGCTCCTGCCAGGGGTCTCGGGTCTGTTTTGGGAGAGGTCAGAGGTAGTTCTTATCCTCTTGGGAAACTTCAGTCCCCAAAGTCGCCTTCTGCTGGACGTTCTGATGCCACTGCCCCTCTCCTCCATGGCCTTAGTGAGAAGCCTGCCCCCTTCTTCCTGGGAAGCTGCCTTTGCTGGATGCTCTCACTAGGCTGGGCACCCTCACTGGGCTGGGCACTTGTTGGTCTGTCACCAACGTGTCAcagtgggcctgagataggtggCCACCCGAGGTGACACGAGGACTGAGCCAGCCACAGCTCTCTTGCAGGCGGTGCTGCCTCGCTGTGTGGGGGACAGTCCCCCAGCTTCTCTCCTCGCCCTCCTGGGATCAGCCTGCTGGCCAGTCCTCAGGACATGTTGGCCACCTTCTAGGAGGTGACCATGGTTCTGGGCCTTGCTGCCCTATAGCACAGTCAAGGCCACTTTTAGGGCCAGAGCATTCTTGTTGGCACTTCGACTGCAGACACAGTTGAGAACAGTGATGTTACTTGTCACAAGCAGGGCAGTGGCCAGCACAAAGGTGCTCAGGGCGTTCACACCTGATGCTGAGTCCTGGTCTTCCCTCTTACCGGCTGgtgggcttggcagagcacattGCTTTTCCTCGTCTGTGTggtgatgggaaaccctggtggcgcagtggttaagtgccacggctgcgaaccaaagggttggcagttcgaatccaccaggcgctccttggaaactctgtggggtagttctactctgtcctatagagtcgctgtgagtcggaatcgactcgacggcactgggtttggtttggtttttggtgcagTGATGGAGGAGGCTGTCTTTACGGGGTAGCTGGGAAGGGCCCGATGCAGGGTGAGGCCTGGGTACTTGCTTCCTGCTCAGAATTTCCTGTCTCTTTGCGGAGCGTTTGCATCTTAGGCATCAGGCCCTCGTTGTGGACGTTCAGTGGTGCCGTTGTTCTGCACAAGGGCTACTTTGCGTTCTTGTCTGCCTTGGTTCTACCTTCAACCATGTACCAGACTGGGGGCCCTGGGCATGGTTGAACCGCCAGTGAAGACCCTTTCTGGCCCCCCAGGGCAGCACCAAGGAGCTGTCCCCTGCTGCTCTGGAGAAGAGGCGCCGGAGGAAGCAGGAGCGGGACCGGAAGAAGAGGAAGCGGAAGGAGCTGAGAGCGAAGGAGAAGGCGGCTAAGGCCGGGAAGGCCCCTGAGGCGGCTACTGAGCCAGCCCCCCAGGCGCCCTGCCCAGAGGCGCAGCAGCAGACGGGGCTGATATTCAATAAGGTGAGAGGGGGCTCGGGTAGTCTAGGACCCCGTGGGGTCAGGTCCTGCTTCCCACCTCGCTGGCTGTGTGGTCAGGTGCCCGTGAGGGGGTGGGATATGTGGCTGTAACTTGGTGACCGTGGCGACTTCTCCCCCAGATGGAGGTGGATGAGGAGGAGCCGGCCAGCAAGGCGCAGCGGCGCAAGGAGAAGAGGCAGCAGGTGAAAGGCAACCTGACGCCCCTGACGGGCAGGAATTACCGGCAGCTGCTGGAGCGGCTGCAGGTGCGGCGGGCACAGCTGGAGGAGCTGCGGGAGCGGGATGCGGGGCAGGCTCAGGCGCTAGAGGCCAAGATGCAGTGGACCAACCTGCTGTACAAGGCGGAGGGCGTGAAGATCCGCGACAGCGAGCCGCTGCTGCAGGAGGCCCTCAAGCGCAAGGAGAAGCGGCGGGCACAGCGGAAGCGCAAGTGGGAGAAGCGCACAGCGCATGTCGTCGAGAAGATGCAGCAGCGGCAGGACAAGCGGCGGCAGAACCTGCGCAAGAAGAAGGTGGCCAAGGCCGAGCGGCGCATGGAGAAGGCCCGCAAGAAGGGCCGGATCCTGCCCCAGGACCTCGAGCGGGCCGGCCTGGCCTGAGGGCCCTGGGAGGCATCCCAACACCCAGCCTCCTTGCCCACCGCGGCTGCTTCTCTATTCTCTGAGGCTGGAGGAGATGGCCAAGTTGCCGTGACCCTAGACAAGTCCCCTCCCCCAGACAGACCGCAGGTTCCCAgtgtgaaatggacacaaagtgCCCACCTGCAGAGGCGGCTGTGAGCACGTGGTGAGACCACGTGCGTGAACGAGGCTTGGGTACAGCATTGTCCTTGAAGACAGACCCAGTTCTTCAGGCCCCAGAGGAGGGGTGAGCCAGACTTGACTAGAAAGCTCTCCAAAAGTAGGCAGGGTCAGGAAGAAAGCCCCCAGGGCAGAAATCAGGCACTTGGGGGGAGGCACAGCACTGGTTTTCTCCCCTCGTGTACTCAGGGTCTGGGATCAGAGGGGACAGACCTTGGTGACCGCTGGGTCAGCCCAGACCTTGCCTGGGGGGCGGGGCAGAACCGACTCCGTAGCCTGAGCTCAGGGATGTGATGGACTTCGTGCCGGGAGGACAGGGAGCACCCAGACTTCCTTCTCTCTTTGTCTTGCCTTCTACCTATGTTGGTCTCATTTCTCAGCAGCCTTGGCCCCCACGCCCGCCTCGGGGCCAGTTACCGGCTCAAGGGCTGGTCTGGTGATTGCCGTCCCCACCTCACCTGGGTCGTGAGGAGCAGTCCCCCAGGGGGAAGAATGGGGCTGTCACACAGCTCATCTCCCAGAGCGCCTGTGTGTGGAAGTGACCGAGTGTGGCCTTATTTTTTGAATTGTACTGGAGGGAAAAAGCACAGTCACTGAGCAGTTGTTCAGAAGTGACATCCCtgctccaggtttttttttttttttataaaatgggTTGAGTGTTTCCTGGTACGCAATTCAGAAGGCTCAGGAGCGAACAGGCTTCTGCGTTTGGCATCGTCGCAGTTTAGGTGTGCTCGCAGCTGTCTCCAGTAGAGCTGAACTGATGGTGCTTCATGGAGTTTACTCGTTTCTTCTAATGAGCAACTGGGCTGAGAATGCTAGACTGGGTGAAAGAGGCCAGGTTCACAGGCAGGGTGCCCACGGCAGCCACGGGGTAGCCTTATGAGTCCCCTTCAGGAAAGGCCCTGCTGGTGGGCCGCACAGGAGAGACTTAGGCTGCAGCCATCGGCGCCTGCGGGAGTGCCTCTGCCTTTGAGCTAAGGCTGTCCTGGGCGCCTCCACGGGAGCACTGGGGTGCTGGGCCCGAGACCGCTGCTGTGCAGGCTCCTCCTGCGGCAGCTGGCAGCTCAGCACTGAGGGTCCTCTGTGTTAACCTCTCACGCCCCTCCCAGCAAATCTGGAGGAGTGAGGCTCAAACACAGCCCCCGATACATTGCAGGCAGGACTGAAATGGCCACGTCTGATACAAGACTATAGGACGTGAAGGCAGAGGTCACGAGCAGCTAGGGAATAGAGTGCCTTCGAAGGGAGGGCAGGCTGACAGCCAAGCCTCTAGCAGGCGCGCTGAAGCCTGAAAACAGAGGTAAAGTGCCGAGGAAGAGTAACCGGTCTAGAACTACACGCCCTGCAGATAACTTTCGCTTTAGTGAGTGTTGGTTATTACTCAACAATTACTTTTGCTTGCcgaaaatgtcttcatttcacctTAACTCTCGAGACTGAACTTTAAGGAAACTGATTCCAACAGGAAGTGGAGCAAAGATGAGACACAATTTAAATCTAAACGAAGGCTGATTGTATAAAACTGCTGTTCCCTGCGgtgccactagccacatgtgaagGAGTCctgtggtgcggtggttaagtgctcagctcctaacaaaggttagcggtttggacccaccagccgcttcgggagagaaagattgcagccttggaaactctctggggcagttctactctcttacagggtcactgagtcggaatcagcgGGGCAACAGATTTTTCGGTTTAGaggcacatgtggctatttaaattaaaagtCCGGTCCTCAGGTTCATCAGCCATGCTTCAGGTCCTCAGTAGCCACACAGGGCGAGTGGCAGTGCTATTGAACAGCTCAGAGGCGGGACATTTCCACGTCACAGGAAGCTCTTTTGGTCGGGGCTGGCATAAAACAGCGCTTCTGTGACTTGCAGGTTTAAAAAGTCAAGGTAATTGTAAAATACCAGGCAGAAACAACGTGTAAGTTAAGAGTGGTGATTCCAGCTGAAATAGTTTAAGATTCTttttaacctgttgccgtcaagtcgattctaactcatagtgacgctatagaagGGAGTaggagtgccccatagagtttccaaggagtgcctggtagattcgaactgctgaccttttggttagcagctgtagctcttaaccactatgcaccaagGTTTCCAGGTTTCTTTTCAAGAAggctaaaatttaaatttacGTTAAATACATgtaataaggagccctgtgggtacagtagttaagagctcagccaaaaggttggcagttcgaatccaccagctgctccttggaaaccgttggggcagttctctgtcctacagggtcgctatgagtcacagtctACTCGTTGGCAATGGAGACGCAGAGATGCGTGACAGATTCTAAGGTAACCACTAAAAGAGAAGCAGTGTATTAGGCTAGGAGAAAGGAACAATGTCAgctgaaaaggaaagaggaaacTTAGAAACCGAGTGAGGTGAATGAAAGTTACAAAGTTAAGATGGAGGAATTCAGTCTGTAGGCGATCAAGGTGAAAGTGACTTGGTTAAAGTTAGGTGAGTTTGATGGTATGTGGATTATATCCCAATACACCTGTTAGTTTTTTCTAAACCAAACTCTCCAGTTAAGAATTTGTGACTGAATTTAAAACACTCCAGCTAAATGCAGTGTATGACATCTAAAGTATACAGAGACCTGGGAGCCACGGGATGAAAGGAGAAACCACGTGCTGACCTGAAGGAAGCTGTCCTTTGGGACAAAGTCGACTTTAAGGAACGAGGTGCTGCTAGAGAGAAAGATGATCAGTGGGGTGCCATTCACCTGGAAGGTAGAACAGTTCCAAACGTTTGCACCACTAACGGCTTCACAGTCTACTCCGCAAAAACGGACCCATCTACAAGGAGAAAGCCACGAATAAAGTGGGAGATTTTGTAACGTGTCCCTTAGCATTTGATAGGCCAGGCAGACAAAAACCAAACGGCTATGAGTGGTGTTACCCTGCCCCTTGCAGTGCCATCACGTGGGCTGCCTCTGAAACCATCCACCCCGATAGAcacaccaggctttcttctgggTTCACATCGCCCACTTCCAAGACCAGGGCTTCTGACTGGTTCCTTCTGGTTGGACCTTTGTCCCTCGTGTCAAAGGGCACCACTCAACCCCTCTTGCCTAGTCAACCTGAGCTGCCACCTGACCACTCCCACTTCCTGGCTACCAGCACCTGGACTGCTTTAGGGTCCCTTGCTCTCTACCCACACCTTTGCAGACTTCTGACCCACCTGTTCATCAGGCACATTAGGGCATTTTTCTGGCCCTTCTCacgtctatggagccctggtggtgcagtgattaagagctcagctgctagccaaaaggtcgacagctggaatccaccagctgctctttggaaaccttgtggggcagttctgctctgtcctacagggttgctgtgagtggggatCTACCCACCAGCACACAGCTCACATCTCTAACCACAAATGGACCCTCACCCCTCCCCACTTCCAGTCCCAGCACTGCTCCTGACCCGCCCATCCCACATCACTGCTTTCTCCTGGCTCCTCCAACCTCACTAACACTCCTACATTGGTGTCCTATTGGACCCCTCTCTCTCATCCCCGCCCCGACACTTGGCCATTCTAAACCATTCCACCTCATTCCCCACACCTGGGTGTTCTGACCACTACCACCCCCATGTCAGTTCCTCATCACCCAAACAACGTGTTCTCCAGGCCTCTGCCAACTCACTAACCGCACCTGGTCAGCCCCCGGACCCTCCACCTCCTCAcctccataaaaaaataaataaataaaattttaatacttGACATTTATGGTGGCTACTCCActtcatggaaaccctagtggcgtagtggttaagtgctatggctgctaaccaaagggtcggcagttcgaatctaccaggtgctccttgggaactctggggcagttctacccggtcctatagggtcaccatgagtcggaattgacggcactgggtttggctttttttggttactCCATTATCCAGGGCGTGGCAGCAGACAGAGGGCCTCCTGCCCACTCAGAGTGGGTGCAGCCCGGGCACCTTGACCCTGCAGGCTTGGGCTCCAGTATCCACTCATTGAGCAGCTGGAAGGCTGGCAAGTTACATGATCTCCCTGAGCCTCGGTGTCCCATCTGTGCAATGGGGGCAAGAGCTGGCCCTCGGACCTGACTAAGAGTGCACTTGAGTCCTCAGGGATTCTCTTCTGCCTTCTTTCCGTGTGGCCCTTACGGAGGAGGCTCCAGCTGCCTCTCCTACCAAAAGATTCCAGCCCTCGGCCCCTGGCTGCAGGGAGGCGGGCTCTACCCTGCCCTTCCCAGGAAGGGAGTCCTGTGAGATGCCCGGACTGCCAGGTGGCAGGTCTGTCCTATGCAGAACGCCTGCGAGCTCCCAGCCTGCTGTCGTTCTGCCTGGTCCACTCATGGCTAGCTGGAAGCCTGGTCATTGTTAACATGTTTTGGGGAGGTAAATACTAGCCTTGTTTTCACGTGCACAGAGGTGTAACAAAGTGATGACTCTGCGAGGTGGTGTTGACACAGCATGAAGACCCCTTCCATTCGCACGTGGAAACGGCTGGGACTGGCTGGGGAGCGGCAGGTCAGCTCCATCCTTGCTCGGGGCCTTCCTTGGAAAGGCCCACGGGAACAGGAGGGGATCAAGTACTCTCTAGGTGTGATGAGAGCCGCCTGCTGGCCAGGAGTCTCCTCCCCTCAGCCTCTGACAGTGGCGATCATGAGACCAGGATGGGGGAGAGAGCCATGCCACAGGGGACCTGGGACAGTCAGCGGGGCCAGAGTCGAGAGGGCCTCTACGCAGCTCTGTGACCAGATTTCGCTGTGCTCTTTAGAAGCAGGTGGGAGAGGATTTTTGTCAATCTTTCACTCTCCGATGCCTTCATTGTCTGCTTTGTGTACCACTACTTGCGGATTGgagttgttaaaaaacaaagtttgTGCAGAAAGTGGGCTGAAGTGGCCACTTGGCACCTAGTGAGGGACCTGAGACCCCCAGCAAATGGAGGGCCAGTTGGTCCCGGGCCTGGGGTGCCTCAGgccttccaccaccaccacccctctaTCCCCCGCCCCAGAATCACTGCCTGGATCCAACATAAAGCCTTTCTGCTGGGAATTAAGTCCAGCTGGACTCCTGCTGCCCTGCAAGCAGAGCCTGAGTCTCCAGGAGCAGGTGGCACTGGACTGCCTGTAACCACCTGGCCACCCTGGGCAGTcagtcaaggagtccctggtgtcAAGAGAAAGGCCCTGTTGAGGATGGGGCAAATGTGAGCCTCTTCTGGAGACGCCTGAGGGAGCCCCAAGATGCAATGCTGTGTCGCTGTGCCCGGTGGGTGTGCACAGGATGATTAAGGTTTTTACCTGCGGGGTCGGCCCTCAGGCCTCGGTGCCTTCCTCCTGCCTGCACGAGCCTTGGgacctggtgcttctttcttgctgTGGAGGCCGGCACAGCCACACCTGTCTTCGTTTACAAACCACATCGCTGGCCACCTGGGCCTGGCAGTCAGGGCTGGGCTGTGGGaccaggctctgtgctgggccCCGGGCTGCGCTGAGGGGCCTCCTGGCAGAGCTGGGCCTGGCGATATGTCTGGGAGACACTTGCTGCTTTTGGAGGGGACACCTCAGAATCACCCCACAGTGCACCTGGCTCTTGCCTTTACAGGGAGCATCCAGGGCAAGGTGTTGAAGTTGGACCCTCATACCACGCAGGTGTCATCCGGGTCCTGGTCTGACCCACAGACACACACTGGGGTGGGACAGAGGAGGGACATACAGTCAGAGGCAGGCCCATAAACAACCGGTGGGTCCATCCCAGACATCAGTGATCTGTGCCAGAAGGTGGAACACTAGTGCCTCCAGTGCAAAACGGGGCTCGGCTTTCAAAGCAGGATTTGAGTTGAGGGTGGGTAAAAACgttagggtcctcaaggcatttTGTTAATAACATTACGTCCCTGTGTTCAGGGCAGTATCCCTGTGAGTCCTCACAAAACACCCCATCCTAGAGGTGAGAAAACATAGACTTAGCGACGCCTAAAGCCTGCTCAGAGTCACCTGGTCAGCTCCCAGAACCATCCGACGTTAGGGCTCCGTGATGTTCCCTGTGTGCCGTGTGAGGTCTGCTCTGCTGCTGACTCGAAGGGGAAGGTCTGGTGCCAGCTCACTCCCTCCGcagctggagacagtgcacagagcagacacacccatggGACCCCCTCTGAATGCAAAGCAGGACAcggattttcctttctgtacttTAAAGGGGATTTTGAGAAGCTAAAGCTATGGTGGTCCCAGATCCAGCCAAAGGTGAATGGCTGTAGATCCCGGGGTGGGAGAAAGACACTTGCAGGACTGAGGATCTAAGCAGATGACTCGGAGAGCGAATCTGAATAGCCAGTAAAGGACTGCGAGGTGGCTCAGCTTATCAGGGGCAGCAGAAACTCAGAGCCTTGGGTGAGGGCTCAGCCCTGGAAGTCCTGTCTTCCAGAGACACACAACTCCTGTCCTAGCCTGAGGGCCACCTTGCCCAGGAAGAAAGCCCCTCTCTGAACCTGGTGCCCACCGCTGGGCTCACGCACAGGTGGTCCAGGACAGCTGTGCCTTATCATGGCTGGTCAACTGGTGGGGCCAGGGGACCCCACCCACCTCCTCGCTCCCCACATCTGGGCATTCACCTGGCCATGTTCAGGGCCTGACACCTTCTCACTCCTATTACCTGGGCAGCCCTGACCCCTCTCTGCTCCAGCTCTCTATTCCTGTGGACCTCTTGATCCCTTTCACCTTACAGCCCACATCGGGGCCCTCTCTTGTCCCTGCGCCTTCTCATTCCCCATACCTGCAGCCTCCTTTCTCCTCAATCACCTCACCTGGTCTTTATCAGGACCTCACGTGGCTCCACTCCCCAAACCTGGCAGTCCTCACCTCTCctgcctcctcactccctacacccgTCCCATCTACTGACCCACCTCGCCCCTTACTCCTGACCCTGCCACCTCATCATTCCTTATACCTGTCCCGTCTACTGACCCACATCCCACCTTACTCCTGACCCCGCCCACCTCCTCATTACCATACCTGTGCCTTTTACTGACCCTCCTGACTTATTCCTGACCCTACAGCCTCATCATTAACACACCTGTGCCTTCTACTGACACACTTCCCGCCTGACTCCTGACACTTCAGCGGCTTCCTCATTGACACACATGTGCACTCACTGACCCCTCCCCTCATTCTCACACCTGTGCCACCTTGTGGGCCATCCCTCCTCACCTACCATTACTTTGCCacctcctgacccctcccacctcatCATTTCCACACCTGGTGGTGATGTGCAGGCCCCTCCCACACTCTCACTTCCCATACTGGgtctgacccctcccacctcctcactcaccACACCAGTGCTGATCTGGGCCCATCCTGACTCCTTGTTACCCACATCTGGGAGTTCTCCGGGCCTCGTCCCGCTCCTCACCTCCCAGAGCTTCATGCCTCTTAATCCCTCCCAActctcactccccacacctggactGTGTCCTCACCCTTCACACCTCCTCTTTCCCCACCCCAGGGATTTCTCCTGTACACAGGCACTCACACAAATACCTGTCCACGGATGCTCACAGCAGCTCTACTCCTCCCATCAGTCAATAGGTGGAACCAACgcatatgtccatcaacagatgactggacgaacaaagtgtggtccatccacacaatggaataccatcgAGCCTTAGAaggaatgagaaactgacatgTGCTACAACGTGGATGGACCTCAAACACATGAAGCTAAGaagatacaaaaggccacatgtttccatttagataagaaatcgAGGGCACTGAGagccaatcactgattgccatgGGCATGGGGAGGGGCACGGGGAGGACTGCTTCatgggtccagggtttctgtttgtggtgatgacaATGCCCTGAAGTCGGTACTGGTGATGGTTGGATAGGCTAGTGAAGTACATAAAGCCACTCCATCACACCCGTTAAAACTGGAAAAACAGAACtgtatttaatgagaaatctaccagttaaaataGTGAAAAGTATAAAGTATAAAGTGAGCtgtaaaaataccacaaataagCCACAGAAATGCCCAGTCGGGTGAAGGTAAGAACGGATCTCGTTCTGAAGCCGatgctccctggctggggctgaggagctgttgTGGAGAAGGTGTGGCGACTTGCTGGGACTCTGGTGCCCGGGCCAGAGCTGGTGATGGAGGATCGGGGCCCGTGTTGAGCCCCGGTGTTGATGCAGGAGCAGGATCAACATTGGCTGGTGGCCTTGGAGCTGCCTCAGGAGGTGGCTTAGGATGAGTATTCGACTTTCCATCAGActcttcttctggtgcctgggccagaccAGGAGGTGGCGGACACGGGGCTACACAGAGCTCCAGCGCTGGTGCAGGAGCAGGCTCGGCAGCAGCTGGCGGCGCTGGGGCCGGCTCGGCAGGCTCTTTGTCCAGAGCAGCAGGCCCTTcgtctggagcctgggccagacctAGAGATGGTAGACGTGGGGCCACCTCTGGCTCTGCTGTGGCTGCAGGAGCAGAacccacagcagctggtggtctgGGATTGAGacctggaggtggcccaggattcgAATCTGGCTTTCCATCAGGCTCCTCATTGGGTGTCTGAGCCAGAGCAGGAGTTGGAAGACCTGGGTCTCCACCGAGCTCCAGTGTGGCTGCTGGAGCAGGATCAACACGTGCAGGTGGTCCTGCAGTGGGTTCTGGAGGTGGCGCAGGGTAAGGACTCCACTTTCCAGCAGACTCTTCATCTGGAGCCTGAGCTAGACCTAGacatggaggacctggggctatATCAGGGTCTGCTGTTTCTGAAGGAGGAGAATCAACATCAGCCGGTGGTCCGGGACTCAGTTCCAGAGGTGGCCCAGCATAAGAATCGAGCTTTCCAATAGGCTcttcctctggtgcctgggacagagctatagatggaggacctggggctacatGAGGCCCAGGTGGTGATGTAGGAGTAGGATCCACAACACCTGGTGGTCCAGGATCGAGGTCTACAGGTGGTTCAGGGTTAGAACCTGGCTTTCCAATAAGCTCTTTGTCTACTGCCTGGaccagagctggagatggaggatcTGTGGATGCACAGAGCTCCAACACTGCTGCAGGCTTAGTATCACAATCAGCTTGTGGCCCAGGTTCGAgctctggaggtggcccaggataaggaTCCGACGTTCCAGCAGGCTCTTTGTCTAGAGtctgggccagagctggagatggaggacgTAGGACCACACCTAGGTCTGCTGTTGCTGTCGGAATAGGATTGACGACGTCAGttggtggtctggaagcttgtCTTGGAGGTGACCCAGGGTAACAATGGAGCTTTCCAGCAGgctcttcatctggtgcctgggccagagctgcagATGGGGGACCTGGGGCTACACGGAGCCCAGGCGTTGCTGCATGAACAGGCTCCATATCGGCAGGTGTTCCTGGCACCGGTTCCGGAGATGGCACAGGATAAGAGTCTGAGATTCCAGCAgactcttcccctggagcctcagccagagctgaagatggaggacatggggctTCATTGAGGTCTGCTGTTCCTGAAGGAATAGGATTGACATGAGCTGGTGTTCCGGGATGGCGTTCTCCAGGTGGCCTCCAACGAGAATCAAGCTTTCTAATAGGCTCTTCCACTGGAGCTTGGGACGGAGTTGTATATGGAGGACCTGGGAGTACATACGGACCCGGTGGTGATGAAGGAGTCGGATCCAAAAAACCTGGAAGTCGGGGATCCAGTTCTGGAGGTGGTTCAGGATTAGCAGCTGGCTCTCCAATAGGCTCTTCGTCTGGTGCCTGAGCCAGAGCTGGGGATGGAGGACCTGGCACTACATGGAGCCCCGGTGCTGATACAGAAGTTGGACCCACAACACTTGGTGCTCCACGATCCGGTTCTGGAGGTGGTTCAGGAATAGAATCTGACTTTCCAGTGGGCTCTGTGCCTAGTGCCTGGAACAGAGGCGGAGATGGAGGATCTGTAGACACGCTGAGCTCTGGTTTCGCTGCAGGTGCAGGATCACCACCAGCCTGTGGTCCAGGATCCAATTCTGGAGGTGGCTCAGGATAAGAAGCCAGCTTTCCAGCAGgctcttcatctggtgcctgggccagagctagagacggaggacctgtggctccactgagccccggtgttgctgcaggcacaggactgacatcagtcagtggtcctggagtcggctctgaaggtggcccaggataagaaccCCACTTTCCAGTAGGCTCTTcacctgg
The sequence above is drawn from the Elephas maximus indicus isolate mEleMax1 chromosome 9, mEleMax1 primary haplotype, whole genome shotgun sequence genome and encodes:
- the SURF6 gene encoding surfeit locus protein 6 isoform X1 — protein: MASLLAKDAYLQNLARKICAQPSAEPQKRKRAGQTQDTKAAGPSKKKRKKMQKKFWEQKEKAVEHKAKSLQKSPAASGAKKPVATEEEEASSSTVAPAAERWTTDPDSFFALDVLRQRLHEKIQEARGQGSTKELSPAALEKRRRRKQERDRKKRKRKELRAKEKAAKAGKAPEAATEPAPQAPCPEAQQQTGLIFNKMEVDEEEPASKAQRRKEKRQQVKGNLTPLTGRNYRQLLERLQVRRAQLEELRERDAGQAQALEAKMQWTNLLYKAEGVKIRDSEPLLQEALKRKEKRRAQRKRKWEKRTAHVVEKMQQRQDKRRQNLRKKKVAKAERRMEKARKKGRILPQDLERAGLA
- the SURF6 gene encoding surfeit locus protein 6 isoform X2; translation: MASLLAKDAYLQNLARKICAQPSAEPQKRKRAGQTQDTKAAGPSKKKRKKMQKKFWEQKEKAVEHKAKSLQKSPAASGAKKPVATEEEEASSSTVAPAERWTTDPDSFFALDVLRQRLHEKIQEARGQGSTKELSPAALEKRRRRKQERDRKKRKRKELRAKEKAAKAGKAPEAATEPAPQAPCPEAQQQTGLIFNKMEVDEEEPASKAQRRKEKRQQVKGNLTPLTGRNYRQLLERLQVRRAQLEELRERDAGQAQALEAKMQWTNLLYKAEGVKIRDSEPLLQEALKRKEKRRAQRKRKWEKRTAHVVEKMQQRQDKRRQNLRKKKVAKAERRMEKARKKGRILPQDLERAGLA